TGATGCCGGGCCTACATCAAAGTGGGTGGTGGTGTGGGGTGCCGGCTGAGGGTGCTGCTGACAAAACTGTGCCCATGAGGGGTTTCCATGCTGGGGAGTTCTGGGCAGTGGCGGGGTCCAgctgagggagagaaggaggggcaGGTGGCCTTGGGCATGCAGGTGAGGGGGTGCTGGTTACTGTGACGAGTGCccttctgtggccttctctggtttgctgttatttttcccTCATGGATCCCTTGGACCTGGCcagaggggtggggtgagagggGCCCCAGTTCCTTCAGACCCAGTAGCTGGGCCATTTCCTCCTGTACCTGGGGACTCCGCCTTTACCTTTGCTAGCCGGTGATACCATATTCTTGTGTGGGCAGCACTTTTTGGGGGCAGGCGACAAGGGGTCACCAGGGCAGTTGGGGTGGGCATGCACTGAGGTTCTCTCGGCCAAGAGTGGACCGAGGCCTGCCTTGGAGTGAGCTGCGGCTCCGCAGGCCTATCCTGAGCAGCTCCGGGCAGCCCACCAAAGGTCGCGCTGACCGGTGTCATTAAACCACTTCTTTCGGTGAAGCATGAGGCCTGGTGGACAGTGGCTTCTGCTGGCAGAGTGTCCTGTGGTTCCTGGACCTGAGGGTTAGGGTGCTGGCCACTGGGCCTGGGCTTTGAGTCCCTCGTCACATCTCCCTGTAGGGTCTGAGTCGAGATTCTGCCAAAAGGCTGCGCTTTGTGCCAGGGGTCGTCTACATTGACGGTATGTGTAGCTTTTAACCCTTCCTGATGTGGCCACTGGGGGTGGGCCTGGGCTCACACTCCCTCTGGTGGGGCCATTTCTCTGCAGGTGACAGAGTGGACATGTCCAACTGTGTCCTAAGGTTTAGTGAGTCATAAAAGAGGCAGGGGCCAGGAGCACTGGCTGCCTCCTTCATGGCAGCAGGAAGGACAGGGCCTCGGCAAGCAGACAGGCATGAGCAGGACCGAGCTCAGCGCTGTCCGTGGAGAGGGCCAGGTGGCATCTGGGGCCGAACCTGAGGGCCAGCCTCTGCTCCCGCGACACAGGGACATCCCCAGGCTGCACAGGCAGCAGGGCCCGACCAAGGGACGGCCTGTCTTGCACTCACAGCTGCCATCTACCACTGTAAGCGGGACCTTTTCCTGCCCTGGTCCCTCGTTCTTGCCTTGCCCTCGGGGAGCTCCCAGGTGGGCCTCTCTGCCTCAGCCATGCTGAGGAACCCACTGCCAACTCTGAAGCCATCACCCAGAGGAAAGTGGGCTCACGTCCTCCAGTTCTTACAGAGTCACTGCCCGGCAGTGTGGCCTCACTGTTCTACCCTGCTCTGTGCCTGTTTCTGGGGAAAAGCTGTGACCCTGACTCTTTTTGCCTTGGTCTTTCAGAGGGGGCAGCCTGCGGCCAGAGCCCGAAGGACAGAGCAAAGGTCCTGGCTGAGATGACGTCCATCCTGCAGACCACTGGTTTTCCTTGGCATGTTGTCGCCTTAGAGGAGGTGGGTGGCTTGTCCGTGTGCAAGAGCCCATCCTGCTGCCCGCCCACCTGGGAGTCCCTGATGGGAGCCCTGGAACTGACCCTCGGGATGGCCATGAGGGTGCAGGGCAGGCTGGGAGTAGTGGGCCTCTGGCCTCTGATGCCGTTTCCTGCCTTTGCCGTGCTTCCTGCTCCTGAAGGTGTTCAGCCTGTCCCTGTCCGTGCTCCAGTGCTTTGCCCAGGAGCTGGCTGCAGGCGAGGAAGCCTACAAGGCAGCCGTGGACACTTTCATCCAGCAGCAGCACGTGCACGGGGCTGAGGAGGCTGGGCCCAGCTCCTGCTCGGCCCAGGTGGAGGAGCAGCTGAGCCCACCCCGGCCACCCCCTGCTGCCCAGACTGAGGCTCTGACCAGACTTTTCAACTCAGTGAAGACACTGACAGCCAAGGAGGAGCTCCTGCAGGCCCTCCGGTGGGCCTGTCTCTCTACCCTGGGGTCCTTGGTCCCTCTCCGGCCCCCACCCTGGCTCCCTCTGCCCCTGGGATCCCTGGCTCTGCCCCGACATAGCCTTTGAGACATCCTGCTCTGCAGAACCCACCTGATCCTGCACGTGGCCCGAGCCCATGGCTACTCCAAGGTGCTGACAGGGGAAAGCTGCACGCGCTTGGCCATCAAGCTCATGACCAACCTGGCCCTGGGGAGAGGAGCCTTCCTAGCCTGGGACACGGTATGCGGAGAGGCAAGGGGCGGGGCTGCTGCGCCCAGTGAGCTGGCTGCCAGGAGCTCGCCAAGAGCCAGTGGGAGCAGGGCCCCCGGTCCTCACggtcccctcccccccccaggGCTTCTCGGACGACCGGCACGGGGATGTGGTGGTCGCCAGGCCCATGCGGGACCACACCCTTAAGGAGGTCGCCTTCTACAACCGCCTGTTCACCGTCCCGTCTGTCTTCACTCCAGCCATTGACACCCAGGTGGGTGTGAGCTCAGAGGGGCAGCACGCAAGCCCCTTGCTGTGTGGGGCATGTGGGGCCAGAGCAAGCGCCGCCCCAGGCTGCCACCCTGCGAGGCAGAGCTGGGCTGGGGCCCACGATGGGGAGGAGGTGCTGCCAGCTGGGGGTCCACGTGCCTGAGCACACCTGGCCAGGCTCCCAGTTGGGGGTGGGGCCAGCCCTTTGTCGGAGTCaccaggctgttccctccagccccaGCAAGGGCAGACTTAGGGTCCCCGGCCTGGGCCGCTCCTGCAGCTCCCCATCTGATGGTCCAGGCCCCTGACAAAGCCAGCATCCACCGGCTGATGGAAGGCTTCGTGCTCCGGCTGCAGACCCAGTTCCCCTCCACAGTCAGCACCGTGTACAGGTACGGGCTATTGGGGGGGGGTGAGCCCTCCCACCCAGGGCAGAGTTCTGGCTGATGGTGCCTCTGTGCCCACCCCTGCCTGGCTACAGGACGAGTGAGAAGCTGGCCAAGGCACCCAGAGACGGTCATGCCACAGGTCCTGCCAGCCCCCGCTGCCTCTTCTGCATGTGTACCTTGGACATTGACCGCGCAGGTCTGAGCCCTTGTGCCCCCCTgggggggaggcaggggtgggtcTGGCATTGAATTCTGGGAGCTTGCAAGCAGTGTTGGGGTTCAGTAGCCGTCTTCCAGCTGCGCCCCGCCTCTGCTTGCAGACAGTGCCACAGCCTTTGGGGCTCAGACCTCCATCTTGCTGGCCCAGGCCGAGACCCCTGCAGCTTCTTGCTGTTCCCCAGGGGTCGGCAGGACTCAGAGCTGCTGCAGGGATGCTGGGCCCTGCAAGAGGTGAGCTGCTGTCTCCCTTCCCTTTCTCATCCCCCGTGCCCTGGGGTCCTGTACTGAGGGGCCGGGAGACCAGATGGACAGGCTCAGTCTTACCACCCCCAGGGGGACCCTCCGAGCCCATGTAGCTGAGCAGCTGTGTTACGGTTGCCGTGTGAATCTGAAGGACCTGGTGAGTGAGAGAGGGAGGGCTGGGTGCTGGGCCCAGCAGCCCCAGCTTGGGATGTTTGTACCCCATCCTCCAAATCTAGAGGCGAGTAAGGCGAGGACACCGTCCTGGGGGCTGGGACGGGCACCGGTGGTGTGTTGAAGTTGTGTCCTGCCCCTCCTCTAAGGGCCTGAGCTGGTGGGGGCCAGGCCACCCTCAACACCCCTCCCCATGCTGCCTCTCTGTTGCAGCCCTCCGTGGACCCCCTCCCACCCTACATCCTGGCCGAGGCCCAGCTCCGCAGCCAGAGGTACCCTGCGCCCCTCGGCTGGAGGGGACCCTTCGCAGGCATGGGCTGCCTGACCCTAGGCCTTGGCCCCATGGGAGGGGTACCAGCACTGCACCAAGGTCCCACTGTGGCTTCTCCTCAGGGCTGGCGTCAGGCAGGAGATCCAGGAGTGTCTGATCGAGGACAGTGAGGACGAGGCGCCGTTGGGGCAGAGCTGAGCCCAGGATGCAGCCTTCCGGCCTGGCGGGGCAGAGCAGAGCAGCCCCTACTGAGCTTCCTGCCTGGCGCCTCCTGAGCCTGGACACAACAGCCCTGCAGGCCATGTCGTGGAGGAGAGCAGGCATGAGGCTGGCTCCGCTGGGGCCGTTCCCTAGCACCACTGTCTCAtttgtataaataaaaacaactttaatTAGAAAACTCTACAGTACGCGTGGGGAAGGGAAGGCCAGGCCACCTGGCCCGCTGTGGCTGGCCCCTTTGGCCAGAGGCCCTGGCTCCAGGCCTGGTGAGGATGGTGGGAAGGGCTGCCAGCCGGCTCCGGGTTTGGGGTGCCTCCTTCTCCAACAGCAGCAGCATCCGGGCTTGAACGGGCTGGGACTCACAGCGGGCACCTTGGACGCTGGCGTCCCCGCCCTCGGCCTGCCCTGTGTGGCCACCCCTTCATCCAGGCGTGCCCCCCTACTCTTTCTCGCGCGTCCACTTGATCATGGTCTCAGGCGAGCGGTAGAGGAAGATGAGCTTGGCGTACAGCTCCTCCTCGAGCTCCAGCTCCCGCGTCTCGCGCACCAGGAAGATGTCCTGGCAGAGCTTGAGGATGCGGTCCACACAGGGCAGCTCCTCGAACATGATGGAGTGCGAGATCTCGCTGAAGAAGCCACGCACGAACTTGCCGATGACCAGCACGATGGACACGTAGAGGCCCATGATCCTGCAGGGCGGGGCGGGGTGAGGGTATGTGCAGGGGCCGCCCTCCACCCCCCTTCCAGAGCTGGCACCGCTGGTGCCTTGCAGCACACTCACCCATAGCCGGCCAGGAAGCCAAGGCTGGGCGGGCTGACCTTGTCGCTGAAGATCACCATGGGCAGCAGGTGGCAGTCGGCCTGGCAGTTCTCCAGCTCGATGGCCCACCACTCGAGGAAGCTGCCAGCCCCCGTGCCCACGCGCTCCCTCCGCAGCTGGACGCGCACGCCCAGGTAGTCATCTTCCTCGTCTGCGGCAGAGCCAGGTATCTGTTAGGCAATGGGCccctcgccccgccccgccccccggcccctccccgcccccagcctGGCACTCACTGGGCTGTAGCTGCTTCACGGGG
The genomic region above belongs to Tamandua tetradactyla isolate mTamTet1 chromosome 16, mTamTet1.pri, whole genome shotgun sequence and contains:
- the CTU2 gene encoding cytoplasmic tRNA 2-thiolation protein 2 isoform X2 produces the protein MCQVGEDYAETPAEAPSPPPPRPGREQKCVKCKEGLPVLVIRAGDAFCRGCFKAYYIHKFRAVLGKNRLIFPGEKVLLAWSGGPSSSSMVWQVFEGLSRDSAKRLRFVPGVVYIDEGAACGQSPKDRAKVLAEMTSILQTTGFPWHVVALEEVFSLSLSVLQCFAQELAAGEEAYKAAVDTFIQQQHVHGAEEAGPSSCSAQVEEQLSPPRPPPAAQTEALTRLFNSVKTLTAKEELLQALRTHLILHVARAHGYSKVLTGESCTRLAIKLMTNLALGRGAFLAWDTGFSDDRHGDVVVARPMRDHTLKEVAFYNRLFTVPSVFTPAIDTQAPDKASIHRLMEGFVLRLQTQFPSTVSTVYRTSEKLAKAPRDGHATGPASPRCLFCMCTLDIDRADSATAFGAQTSILLAQAETPAASCCSPGVGRTQSCCRDAGPCKRGTLRAHVAEQLCYGCRVNLKDLPSVDPLPPYILAEAQLRSQRAGVRQEIQECLIEDSEDEAPLGQS
- the CTU2 gene encoding cytoplasmic tRNA 2-thiolation protein 2 isoform X3 → MCQVGEDYAETPAEAPSPPPPRPGREQKCVKCKEGLPVLVIRAGDAFCRGCFKAYYIHKFRAVLGKNRLIFPGEKVLLAWSGGPSSSSMVWQVFEGLSRDSAKRLRFVPGVVYIDEGAACGQSPKDRAKVLAEMTSILQTTGFPWHVVALEEVFSLSLSVLQCFAQELAAGEEAYKAAVDTFIQQQHVHGAEEAGPSSCSAQVEEQLSPPRPPPAAQTEALTRLFNSVKTLTAKEELLQALRTHLILHVARAHGYSKVLTGESCTRLAIKLMTNLALGRGAFLAWDTGFSDDRHGDVVVARPMRDHTLKEVAFYNRLFTVPSVFTPAIDTQAPDKASIHRLMEGFVLRLQTQFPSTVSTVYRTSEKLAKAPRDGHATGPASPRCLFCMCTLDIDRADSATAFGAQTSILLAQAETPAASCCSPGVGRTQSCCRDAGPCKSLTTPRGTLRAHVAEQLCYGCRVNLKDLGWRQAGDPGVSDRGQ
- the CTU2 gene encoding cytoplasmic tRNA 2-thiolation protein 2 isoform X4, producing the protein MCQVGEDYAETPAEAPSPPPPRPGREQKCVKCKEGLPVLVIRAGDAFCRGCFKAYYIHKFRAVLGKNRLIFPGEKVLLAWSGGPSSSSMVWQVFEGLSRDSAKRLRFVPGVVYIDEGAACGQSPKDRAKVLAEMTSILQTTGFPWHVVALEEVFSLSLSVLQCFAQELAAGEEAYKAAVDTFIQQQHVHGAEEAGPSSCSAQVEEQLSPPRPPPAAQTEALTRLFNSVKTLTAKEELLQALRTHLILHVARAHGYSKVLTGESCTRLAIKLMTNLALGRGAFLAWDTGFSDDRHGDVVVARPMRDHTLKEVAFYNRLFTVPSVFTPAIDTQAPDKASIHRLMEGFVLRLQTQFPSTVSTVYRTSEKLAKAPRDGHATGPASPRCLFCMCTLDIDRADSATAFGAQTSILLAQAETPAASCCSPGVGRTQSCCRDAGPCKRGTLRAHVAEQLCYGCRVNLKDLGWRQAGDPGVSDRGQ
- the CTU2 gene encoding cytoplasmic tRNA 2-thiolation protein 2 isoform X1, whose translation is MCQVGEDYAETPAEAPSPPPPRPGREQKCVKCKEGLPVLVIRAGDAFCRGCFKAYYIHKFRAVLGKNRLIFPGEKVLLAWSGGPSSSSMVWQVFEGLSRDSAKRLRFVPGVVYIDEGAACGQSPKDRAKVLAEMTSILQTTGFPWHVVALEEVFSLSLSVLQCFAQELAAGEEAYKAAVDTFIQQQHVHGAEEAGPSSCSAQVEEQLSPPRPPPAAQTEALTRLFNSVKTLTAKEELLQALRTHLILHVARAHGYSKVLTGESCTRLAIKLMTNLALGRGAFLAWDTGFSDDRHGDVVVARPMRDHTLKEVAFYNRLFTVPSVFTPAIDTQAPDKASIHRLMEGFVLRLQTQFPSTVSTVYRTSEKLAKAPRDGHATGPASPRCLFCMCTLDIDRADSATAFGAQTSILLAQAETPAASCCSPGVGRTQSCCRDAGPCKSLTTPRGTLRAHVAEQLCYGCRVNLKDLPSVDPLPPYILAEAQLRSQRAGVRQEIQECLIEDSEDEAPLGQS